One segment of Primulina tabacum isolate GXHZ01 chromosome 14, ASM2559414v2, whole genome shotgun sequence DNA contains the following:
- the LOC142524848 gene encoding F-box protein PP2-A13-like isoform X3, which produces MGAGLSGPETERTCDSVNLPNRPAGLGDLPENCIASILSCLEASEICKFSCLNKAFLQASLSDTVWEPKLPENHRILAKKLIREYSENLTSKKEIYTSLINPSRFDGDTKEIWLDKRRRGICVAISWKGLRITGIDDRRYWSHVSTDDSRFHTIAYLRQIWWLEAEGSLDLEFPIGTYSLFFRLRLGRPSNRLFGSRRSICNKAEKIHGWNIKPVQFQVASSNVHHAKSQCFLEEEGKWMFHHVGDFVVENSHTITKLRFSMTQIDCTHTKGGLCLDCAFICPSVGSHAERRSPPNLLSSVG; this is translated from the exons ATGGGGGCTGGTCTTTCAGGCCCGGAAACGGAGAGAACTTGTGATTCAGTTAATCTGCCGAATCGGCCCGCAGGTCTCGGGGACTTACCAGAGAACTGTATCGCTTCGATTCTTTCATGTTTGGAAGCTTCAGAAATCTGTAAATTTTCGTGTCTGAACAAAGCATTTCTCCAAGCTTCTTTATCTGATACTGTGTGGGAACCCAAGTTGCCTGAAAATCATCGGATTCTTGCGAAGAAGCTGATCCGTGAATACTCGGAGAATCTGACTTCTAAAAAGGAGATTTACACCAGCTTGATTAATCCCTCTCGCTTTGATGGTGACACCAAA GAAATTTGGTTGGACAAGAGGAGAAGAGGAATCTGTGTTGCTATTTCATGGAAGGGCTTGAGAATTACTGGCATAGATGATCGTAGGTATTGGAGTCATGTTTCCACAGATGATTCAAG GTTTCATACAATAGCTTATCTTCGACAAATATGGTGGCTAGAAGCAGAAGGTAGCTTGGACTTAGAATTCCCTATCGGCACTTACAGCCTGTTTTTCCGATTACGACTCGGTCGACCGTCGAATAGACTATTTGGTAGCCGAAGATCAATATGCAACAAAGCAGAAAAGATTCATGGCTGGAATATAAAACCGGTTCAATTCCAAGTAGCATCATCAAACGTGCATCATGCGAAATCGCAGTGTTTCTTGGAAGAAGAAGGCAAATGGATGTTCCATCATGTTGGAGATTTTGTGGTTGAGAATTCACACACTATCACAAAGCTTAGGTTTTCGATGACGCAGATTGATTGCACGCATACAAAAGGTGGGCTTTGCTTGGATTGTGCCTTTATTTGTCCGAGTGTTGGATCCCATGCAGAAAG acGTAGTCCCCCCAACCTTTTGTCTTCGGTTGGTTGA
- the LOC142524848 gene encoding F-box protein PP2-A13-like isoform X1, with translation MGAGLSGPETERTCDSVNLPNRPAGLGDLPENCIASILSCLEASEICKFSCLNKAFLQASLSDTVWEPKLPENHRILAKKLIREYSENLTSKKEIYTSLINPSRFDGDTKEIWLDKRRRGICVAISWKGLRITGIDDRRYWSHVSTDDSRFHTIAYLRQIWWLEAEGSLDLEFPIGTYSLFFRLRLGRPSNRLFGSRRSICNKAEKIHGWNIKPVQFQVASSNVHHAKSQCFLEEEGKWMFHHVGDFVVENSHTITKLRFSMTQIDCTHTKGGLCLDCAFICPSVGSHAERSSLEAPNSDLEGSSYMYQVSLDTSRSVM, from the exons ATGGGGGCTGGTCTTTCAGGCCCGGAAACGGAGAGAACTTGTGATTCAGTTAATCTGCCGAATCGGCCCGCAGGTCTCGGGGACTTACCAGAGAACTGTATCGCTTCGATTCTTTCATGTTTGGAAGCTTCAGAAATCTGTAAATTTTCGTGTCTGAACAAAGCATTTCTCCAAGCTTCTTTATCTGATACTGTGTGGGAACCCAAGTTGCCTGAAAATCATCGGATTCTTGCGAAGAAGCTGATCCGTGAATACTCGGAGAATCTGACTTCTAAAAAGGAGATTTACACCAGCTTGATTAATCCCTCTCGCTTTGATGGTGACACCAAA GAAATTTGGTTGGACAAGAGGAGAAGAGGAATCTGTGTTGCTATTTCATGGAAGGGCTTGAGAATTACTGGCATAGATGATCGTAGGTATTGGAGTCATGTTTCCACAGATGATTCAAG GTTTCATACAATAGCTTATCTTCGACAAATATGGTGGCTAGAAGCAGAAGGTAGCTTGGACTTAGAATTCCCTATCGGCACTTACAGCCTGTTTTTCCGATTACGACTCGGTCGACCGTCGAATAGACTATTTGGTAGCCGAAGATCAATATGCAACAAAGCAGAAAAGATTCATGGCTGGAATATAAAACCGGTTCAATTCCAAGTAGCATCATCAAACGTGCATCATGCGAAATCGCAGTGTTTCTTGGAAGAAGAAGGCAAATGGATGTTCCATCATGTTGGAGATTTTGTGGTTGAGAATTCACACACTATCACAAAGCTTAGGTTTTCGATGACGCAGATTGATTGCACGCATACAAAAGGTGGGCTTTGCTTGGATTGTGCCTTTATTTGTCCGAGTGTTGGATCCCATGCAGAAAG
- the LOC142524848 gene encoding F-box protein PP2-A13-like isoform X2, with translation MGAGLSGPETERTCDSVNLPNRPAGLGDLPENCIASILSCLEASEICKFSCLNKAFLQASLSDTVWEPKLPENHRILAKKLIREYSENLTSKKEIYTSLINPSRFDGDTKEIWLDKRRRGICVAISWKGLRITGIDDRRYWSHVSTDDSRFHTIAYLRQIWWLEAEGSLDLEFPIGTYSLFFRLRLGRPSNRLFGSRRSICNKAEKIHGWNIKPVQFQVASSNVHHAKSQCFLEEEGKWMFHHVGDFVVENSHTITKLRFSMTQIDCTHTKGGLCLDCAFICPSVGSHAERLRSIKLSTHHLLIEYRPNFEPFRIGF, from the exons ATGGGGGCTGGTCTTTCAGGCCCGGAAACGGAGAGAACTTGTGATTCAGTTAATCTGCCGAATCGGCCCGCAGGTCTCGGGGACTTACCAGAGAACTGTATCGCTTCGATTCTTTCATGTTTGGAAGCTTCAGAAATCTGTAAATTTTCGTGTCTGAACAAAGCATTTCTCCAAGCTTCTTTATCTGATACTGTGTGGGAACCCAAGTTGCCTGAAAATCATCGGATTCTTGCGAAGAAGCTGATCCGTGAATACTCGGAGAATCTGACTTCTAAAAAGGAGATTTACACCAGCTTGATTAATCCCTCTCGCTTTGATGGTGACACCAAA GAAATTTGGTTGGACAAGAGGAGAAGAGGAATCTGTGTTGCTATTTCATGGAAGGGCTTGAGAATTACTGGCATAGATGATCGTAGGTATTGGAGTCATGTTTCCACAGATGATTCAAG GTTTCATACAATAGCTTATCTTCGACAAATATGGTGGCTAGAAGCAGAAGGTAGCTTGGACTTAGAATTCCCTATCGGCACTTACAGCCTGTTTTTCCGATTACGACTCGGTCGACCGTCGAATAGACTATTTGGTAGCCGAAGATCAATATGCAACAAAGCAGAAAAGATTCATGGCTGGAATATAAAACCGGTTCAATTCCAAGTAGCATCATCAAACGTGCATCATGCGAAATCGCAGTGTTTCTTGGAAGAAGAAGGCAAATGGATGTTCCATCATGTTGGAGATTTTGTGGTTGAGAATTCACACACTATCACAAAGCTTAGGTTTTCGATGACGCAGATTGATTGCACGCATACAAAAGGTGGGCTTTGCTTGGATTGTGCCTTTATTTGTCCGAGTGTTGGATCCCATGCAGAAAG ATTAAGGTCGATCAAACTCAGCACTCACCACCTTCTGATTGAATACAGGCCAAATTTCGAACCTTTTCGCATAGGATTCTAA
- the LOC142524848 gene encoding F-box protein PP2-A13-like isoform X4: MGAGLSGPETERTCDSVNLPNRPAGLGDLPENCIASILSCLEASEICKFSCLNKAFLQASLSDTVWEPKLPENHRILAKKLIREYSENLTSKKEIYTSLINPSRFDGDTKEIWLDKRRRGICVAISWKGLRITGIDDRRYWSHVSTDDSRFHTIAYLRQIWWLEAEGSLDLEFPIGTYSLFFRLRLGRPSNRLFGSRRSICNKAEKIHGWNIKPVQFQVASSNVHHAKSQCFLEEEGKWMFHHVGDFVVENSHTITKLRFSMTQIDCTHTKGGLCLDCAFICPSVGSHAERPNFEPFRIGF; this comes from the exons ATGGGGGCTGGTCTTTCAGGCCCGGAAACGGAGAGAACTTGTGATTCAGTTAATCTGCCGAATCGGCCCGCAGGTCTCGGGGACTTACCAGAGAACTGTATCGCTTCGATTCTTTCATGTTTGGAAGCTTCAGAAATCTGTAAATTTTCGTGTCTGAACAAAGCATTTCTCCAAGCTTCTTTATCTGATACTGTGTGGGAACCCAAGTTGCCTGAAAATCATCGGATTCTTGCGAAGAAGCTGATCCGTGAATACTCGGAGAATCTGACTTCTAAAAAGGAGATTTACACCAGCTTGATTAATCCCTCTCGCTTTGATGGTGACACCAAA GAAATTTGGTTGGACAAGAGGAGAAGAGGAATCTGTGTTGCTATTTCATGGAAGGGCTTGAGAATTACTGGCATAGATGATCGTAGGTATTGGAGTCATGTTTCCACAGATGATTCAAG GTTTCATACAATAGCTTATCTTCGACAAATATGGTGGCTAGAAGCAGAAGGTAGCTTGGACTTAGAATTCCCTATCGGCACTTACAGCCTGTTTTTCCGATTACGACTCGGTCGACCGTCGAATAGACTATTTGGTAGCCGAAGATCAATATGCAACAAAGCAGAAAAGATTCATGGCTGGAATATAAAACCGGTTCAATTCCAAGTAGCATCATCAAACGTGCATCATGCGAAATCGCAGTGTTTCTTGGAAGAAGAAGGCAAATGGATGTTCCATCATGTTGGAGATTTTGTGGTTGAGAATTCACACACTATCACAAAGCTTAGGTTTTCGATGACGCAGATTGATTGCACGCATACAAAAGGTGGGCTTTGCTTGGATTGTGCCTTTATTTGTCCGAGTGTTGGATCCCATGCAGAAAG GCCAAATTTCGAACCTTTTCGCATAGGATTCTAA